CCCTCTTTCACAACGAACCCGACGCCACCTTCACGGAGGTCCACGCCGGTATCGCCGAACCGGACCGGTCCCTGGTGGTCCGCTCCGGTGGGACCGTGGTGGCACACGCGGGGGCGTACACCCGGAAGTTGACCGTTCCCGGCGGCACGCTGCCGGCCGCGCACGTCACGGACGTCGGGGTGGCACCCACCCATCGACGCCGAGGGCTGCTGAACCGGATGATGCGGCGGCAGTTGCGGGACATCCAGGCCGCCGGGCAGGAGTCGATCGCGGTGCTCTGGGCCAGCGAGGGGCCGATCTACCCCCGGTTCGGCTACGGCCAGGCGACCCAGCAGTTGCCGCTGGAGGTCGACACCGCCGCGCTGCGGCTGGTCGAGCCCGCCGAGGCGGACCCGTCCGGCGGCCCGGTGCCGGCCGTCACGCTCCGGGTCGGCGACCCGCTCGCCCTCCGCTCCGTGCTCGCCCCGCTCTACGAGCGGGTCCGCGCCGGCCGCCCCGGCTGGTCCGACCGGACCGAGCCCTGGTGGCGGTACGTGCTGACCGACTACCCCAGCCGCCGGTCCGGGGGTACGGAGCGGCAGGCCGTGATCGCCGACACACCGACCGGACCCGCCGGGTACGCGCTGTGGCGTACCCGGGACGAGTGGGACGCCCGTGGGCCGCGCGGCATGGTGATGATCGACGAGGTGGTGGTCGAGGATCCCGTGGCGTACCGGGCGCTCTGGCGGTTCCTGCTCGGCGTGGACCTGACCCGGACCGTGATCTTCCATCACGCCGCCGTCGACGAGCCGTTGCACCACCTGGTCGACGAGCCGCGTCAGCTCGGCGCCCGGCTGAACCACGGGCTCTGGCTCCGGATCGTCGACCTGCCCGCCGCCCTGGCCGCCCGGAGCTACGCCACCGGAGTCGACGTGGTGCTCGACGTCACCGACCCGCTGCTGCCGGAGAACGCGGGCCGGTGGCGGCTGACCGCCGCGTCCGGCACCGCCCGGTGTACCCGGACCGACGCCCCGGCCGAGCTGGCGTGTGACGTACGCGATCTCGCCGCCGCCTACCTCGGTGGTTCCTCCCTCGGCACGCTGGCCGCGGCCGGACTGGTCCGGGAAGTCCGGCCCGGCGTGCTGCCCCGGGTCTCCGCCGCGTTCGGCTGGCACCGGGCGCCCAGCGGGCTGGGGACCTTCTGAGCGGCGAACGCCGGGCGTCCGGGCGGTAGTGTCGGGCCATGGGTGAACCGGAGCGTCGACGGCGTCGGCTGCGGCACGAACCGGCGAGC
The nucleotide sequence above comes from Plantactinospora soyae. Encoded proteins:
- a CDS encoding GNAT family N-acetyltransferase, which translates into the protein MLDTESPIEAATPADLDAIGTLLRTLFHNEPDATFTEVHAGIAEPDRSLVVRSGGTVVAHAGAYTRKLTVPGGTLPAAHVTDVGVAPTHRRRGLLNRMMRRQLRDIQAAGQESIAVLWASEGPIYPRFGYGQATQQLPLEVDTAALRLVEPAEADPSGGPVPAVTLRVGDPLALRSVLAPLYERVRAGRPGWSDRTEPWWRYVLTDYPSRRSGGTERQAVIADTPTGPAGYALWRTRDEWDARGPRGMVMIDEVVVEDPVAYRALWRFLLGVDLTRTVIFHHAAVDEPLHHLVDEPRQLGARLNHGLWLRIVDLPAALAARSYATGVDVVLDVTDPLLPENAGRWRLTAASGTARCTRTDAPAELACDVRDLAAAYLGGSSLGTLAAAGLVREVRPGVLPRVSAAFGWHRAPSGLGTF